A window from Theobroma cacao cultivar B97-61/B2 chromosome 3, Criollo_cocoa_genome_V2, whole genome shotgun sequence encodes these proteins:
- the LOC18604560 gene encoding AAA-ATPase ASD, mitochondrial, which translates to MVPSTISEMWTTMGSTIASFMFLWAIVRQYCPYEVRRYFEKYTHRIIGVFYPYIKISIHEFTGDRLKRSEAYVAVEAYLSANSSKSAKRLKAEMGKDSTNLVLSMDEYERVTDEYRGAKVWWVASKVVSPTRPMSYYPEQEKRYYRLTFHKRYREMITGAYLEHVVKEGKEIRVRNRQRKLYTNSPGYKWPSYKQTMWSHIVFEHPATFETMALDPDRKKEIIEDLVTFSQSKEFYARIGKAWKRGYLLYGPPGTGKSTMIAAMANLLNYDVYDLELTAVKDNTELRKLLIETTSKSIIVIEDIDCSLDLTGQRKKKAEKPLHVDEKEKMDKEKKESKEEGSSKVTLSGLLNFIDGLWSACGGERLIVFTTNYVEKLDPALIRRGRMDKHIELSYCSFEGFKVLAKNYLNLETHPMFDTIHGLMKETNITPADVAENLMPKSPVDNAEKCLSSLIQALEEAKEEAANRNAEKEAAARKIAEQEEATSKQTEDPIPAREDVGRSQENN; encoded by the coding sequence ATGGTGCCCTCAACAATAAGTGAGATGTGGACAACAATGGGCTCAACCATTGCCAGCTTCATGTTCCTGTGGGCTATAGTTCGCCAATATTGCCCTTACGAGGTGCGCCGTTACTTTGAAAAATATACTCATAGAATCATCGGCGTTTTCTACCCTTACATCAAGATTTCAATCCATGAGTTCACTGGAGATCGCCTGAAGCGCAGTGAGGCTTATGTTGCTGTCGAGGCATACCTGAGCGCAAACTCTTCCAAGAGCGCTAAAAGACTCAAAGCCGAGATGGGGAAAGATAGTACCAACTTGGTTCTTAGCATGGATGAGTATGAGAGGGTGACAGACGAATATAGGGGTGCTAAAGTCTGGTGGGTTGCCAGCAAAGTTGTGTCGCCAACGAGGCCCATGTCCTATTATCCGGAACAGGAGAAGAGGTACTATAGGCTTACTTTTCACAAGCGGTACAGGGAGATGATAACTGGGGCTTACTTGGAGCATGTGGTGAAGGAAGGGAAGGAAATCAGGGTGAGAAACAGGCAGAGGAAGCTTTATACTAATAGTCCTGGATATAAGTGGCCAAGCTATAAGCAGACCATGTGGAGTCATATTGTGTTTGAGCATCCGGCAACATTTGAGACAATGGCGTTGGATCCAGACAGGAAGAAGGAGATTATCGAAGATCTTGTTACTTTTAGCCAGAGTAAAGAGTTTTATGCAAGGATTGGGAAGGCCTGGAAAAGAGGGTATCTTCTCTATGGGCCTCCTGGGACTGGGAAATCGACTATGATTGCTGCAATGGCTAATTTGTTGAATTATGATGTTTACGATCTTGAGCTCACCGCAGTGAAGGATAACACGGAGCTGAGAAAGCTGTTAATTGAGACAACCAGTAAGTCCATTATAGTAATTGAAGATATAGACTGCTCGCTTGACCTCACAGGtcagaggaagaagaaagcagAGAAACCTTTGCACGTcgatgagaaagaaaagatggataaggagaagaaagaatcaAAGGAAGAAGGCAGCAGCAAAGTTACTCTTTCGGGGCTATTGAATTTCATAGATGGACTCTGGTCTGCCTGTGGGGGAGAGAGGTTGATCGTGTTTACCACCAATTACGTGGAGAAACTCGATCCGGCTTTGATAAGAAGGGGCAGGATGGACAAACATATTGAGCTTTCCTACTGTAGTTTTGAGGGGTTCAAAGTGCTCGCAAAAAATTACCTGAATCTGGAAACCCATCCAATGTTTGACACAATTCATGGGTTGATGAAGGAGACCAACATCACACCTGCCGATGTTGCAGAGAACCTAATGCCTAAGTCTCCGGTAGACAATGCTGAGAAATGtctttcaagcttgattcaaGCTCTTGAGGAGGCCAAGGAAGAAGCTGCCAATAGGAATGCGGAAAAAGAAGCAGCAGCCAGAAAGATAGCAGAGCAGGAAGAAGCGACATCCAAGCAAACTGAGGATCCCATTCCTGCGAGGGAAGATGTTGGTCGATCCCAAGAGAACAACTAG
- the LOC18604561 gene encoding DDT domain-containing protein DDR4 — MSLDSSPSLPIPPDPPQNDTLPAQNDTQTTQTPETTAANATTPTPTPPLTRSNRPSRACTIRAAQRLYAQQQQAAIERRQKPAKKEQQHQHKDENDGSSSPQQQCSGSSKIVTPLVGPPEPSQLPRWSIRSMWELASVLNFLHVFRPLLNINAEFSAEEFETALITPNDTLGDIHIPLLKAIPPITRMALTRDTWVTVLCRKLRDWWHWVADGDLPIVASHGVEVEVYKSLDPGVRVVILKALCDIRVEQEDIRNYIDNSLKHGVQLSAFRKERVGGDSQGISYWYEDDPAVGHRLYREIRKVEFKKAKMKGSHVPNSTTYLWETVATNLEEFQDASEKLFASKNRTEASVGKKLKNDMLPEIEKEHKRKERLLKKQHRQALLLDNFLAVDGLAPGRSLRDRKPVTYTFDDYDRSINEAIKITKRKPPSPDPLNRRDVAKPEPSANGKLSGPSYAAEQDNYNLLSPKSPEYDDFDDNKSGDLDRSNRRRQRPQRYSAKEFVEAVSDNEADFDSDDDIVGEAIYDEEYLRKRKQRRRQSSSSEGDEEYQWEEENAEDEEEEEEEEDSLSISEDSDEAPKFKKLPGRTRRETKLRSVDELQSGLRRSKRATRNRINYRQYELSESETESKPEKSNPSDEHSDASENEEYSAGSQDSNGTDDDQEMKVDPPVAGNSETVEKEQSQPPEQSNGLGQDEADGVRKRRFLDLNELAPGSGFDDGPNTIMKDDGRNDF; from the exons ATGTCCCTCGATTCCTCCCCTTCCCTTCCGATCCCTCCCGACCCACCCCAAAACGACACCCTTCCCGCCCAAAACGACACCCAGACAACCCAAACCCCAGAAACCACCGCCGCTAACGCAACAACGCCAACGCCGACGCCACCGTTAACAAGAAGCAATCGCCCGTCGCGGGCTTGTACAATCCGAGCCGCCCAGCGGCTCTACGCGCAGCAACAGCAAGCCGCGATCGAGCGGCGACAGAAGCCGGCAAAGAAAGAGCAGCAACACCAACACAAGGACGAGAATGATGGTTCTTCGTCGCCGCAGCAGCAATGCAGCGGTAGTAGCAAGATCGTTACTCCGTTAGTTGGGCCGCCGGAGCCGTCACAGTTGCCTAGGTGGAGCATTCGGTCTATGTGGGAGTTAGCTTCAGTACTTAATTTCTTGCAT GTCTTCAGGCCGCTTTTGAATATAAATGCGGAGTTCTCGGCGGAGGAGTTTGAGACAGCGTTGATTACGCCTAATGATACTTTGGGAGATATTCATATACCTTTGTTAAAG GCAATCCCTCCAATTACTCGGATGGCCCTTACACGTGATACCTGGGTTACTGTTCTTTGCAGAAAACTAAGAGACTGGTGGCATTGG GTTGCAGATGGGGATCTTCCCATTGTTGCTTCACACGG GGTGGAGGTTGAAGTATACAAGTCACTTGATCCTGGAGTTCGTGTTGTGATCTTGAAAGCACTATGTGACATTCGTGTTGAG CAAGAAGACATCCGGAACTACATTGACAACTCACTTAAACATGGTGTTCAACTTTCAGCCTTTCGTAAAGAACGTGTTGGAGGTGATTCTCAGGGAATTAGTTACTG GTATGAAGATGATCCCGCTGTTGGTCATCGCTTATACCGGGAAATAAGGAAAGTTGAGTTTAAGAAAGCCAAGATGAAAGGTTCGCATGTGCCTAATAGCACAACATATCTGTGGGAGACAGTTGCAACGAATTTGGAAGAATTTCAAGATGCTTCT GAGAAACTTTTTGCCAGTAAAAATAGAACAGAGGCTTCGGTAGGGAAGAAGTTAAAGAATGACATGCTTCCTGAGATTGAAAAGGAACACAAG AGAAAGGAGAGGTTGCTGAAAAAACAACATAGACAAGCTCTTCTTCTTGATAACTTCTTGGCTGTTGACGGGCTTGCTCCAGGACGCTCCCTTCGGGACAGAAAACCTGTCACTTACACGTTTG ATGATTATGATCGGTCAATAAATGAGGCTATTAAGATCACCAA GCGGAAACCACCATCCCCAGATCCTCTCAATAGAAGAGATGTTGCCAAACCTGAGCCTTCTGCAAATGGTAAATTGAGTGGTCCCTCGTATGCCGCTGAACAGGACAATTACAATCTACTGTCCCCCAAATCACCTGaatatgatgattttgatgataataaatcTGGGGATTTGGATCGTAG CAATCGGCGGAGGCAGAGACCTCAACGATATTCAGCAAAGGAATTCGTTGAAGCTGTCTCAGATAACGAGGCTGACTTTGACAGTGATGATGATATAGTTGGGGAAGCTATATATGATGAGGAATACTTGAGAAAACGAAAACAGAGGAGAAGGCAATCCAGCAGCTCTGAAGGAGATGAGGAATACCAATGGGAAGAGGAAAATGCTGAAGatgaggaggaagaagaagaagaagaggattCGTTAAGTATCAGTGAGGACAGTGATGAGGCCCCAAAATTCAAGAAATTGCCTGGCCGCACTCGGAGGGAAACAAAATTAAGGTCAGTTGATGAGCTTCAGTCAGGTCTAAGACGTAGTAAAAGAGCCACCAGAAATCGTATTAATTATAGACAGTATGAGCTGTCAGAATCTGAAACAGAGTCAAAACCAGAAAAGTCCAATCCATCAGATGAACACTCAGATGCAAGTGAGAATGAGGAGTATTCAGCAGGAAGTCAAGATTCCAATGGCACTGATGATGACCAGGAAATGAAAGTTGATCCGCCTGTGGCAGGTAACTCTGAGACAGTAGAGAAAGAGCAAAGCCAGCCACCAGAGCAATCAAATGGCCTTGGGCAAGATGAAGCAGATGGTGTACGAAAAAGACGCTTCCTTGACCTAAATGAGCTTGCTCCTGGTTCTGGTTTTGATGATGGTCCAAACACAATAATGAAAGATGATGGCAGAAATGATTTCTAG